A genomic stretch from Thauera sp. GDN1 includes:
- the amrB gene encoding AmmeMemoRadiSam system protein B translates to MALASIRPPAVAGQFYPGDDRVLRTQLAEMLSTAVALEDAPTPKAIVVPHAGYMYSGPVAASAYSLLAPMRHIVRRVVMLGPTHRVAIRGFALPAAQVFATPLGEVPLSRADWMALQARDDVMVDDRPHALEHCLEVQLPFLQMTLERFEIVPVLVGDAPAQAVASLIEQLWGGPETLILISSDLSHYLSYREAQWSDRATVEQVLELRPGLDHEQACGATPINGLLIAARDHHLRPHLLDLRNSGDTAGDRSRVVGYTSIAFCEAEPSNHARH, encoded by the coding sequence ATGGCGCTGGCTTCCATTCGTCCTCCGGCCGTGGCCGGGCAGTTCTACCCCGGCGACGACCGCGTGCTGCGCACGCAGCTCGCCGAGATGCTGAGCACCGCGGTCGCGCTCGAAGACGCGCCGACGCCCAAGGCGATCGTCGTGCCGCACGCCGGGTACATGTATTCCGGCCCGGTGGCCGCGAGTGCGTATTCGCTGCTCGCACCGATGCGCCACATCGTCCGCAGGGTGGTGATGCTGGGCCCGACCCACCGCGTGGCGATCCGCGGCTTCGCCCTGCCCGCGGCGCAGGTGTTCGCAACTCCGCTCGGCGAGGTGCCGCTGTCGCGCGCCGACTGGATGGCCCTGCAGGCGCGTGACGACGTCATGGTGGACGACCGTCCGCACGCCCTCGAGCACTGCCTCGAGGTACAGCTTCCCTTCCTGCAGATGACCCTGGAGCGCTTCGAGATCGTCCCGGTGCTGGTCGGCGACGCCCCGGCACAGGCGGTCGCAAGCCTGATCGAGCAGCTGTGGGGCGGCCCGGAGACGCTGATCCTGATCAGCTCGGACCTGTCCCACTACCTGAGCTATCGCGAGGCGCAATGGTCCGACCGCGCGACCGTGGAGCAGGTCCTCGAGCTGCGCCCCGGGCTGGATCACGAGCAGGCCTGCGGCGCGACGCCGATCAACGGCCTGCTGATCGCCGCCCGCGACCACCACCTGCGGCCGCACCTGCTCGACCTGCGCAATTCCGGCGATACCGCGGGCGATCGCTCGCGGGTCGTCGGCTACACCAGCATCGCCTTCTGTGAAGCGGAACCCTCCAACCATGCCCGACACTGA
- a CDS encoding bifunctional (p)ppGpp synthetase/guanosine-3',5'-bis(diphosphate) 3'-pyrophosphohydrolase yields the protein MVSVTHAIAPGDTAPPIDLLAAGLEPQERARIEQALDWIADLYEGKVLGTGESTWTHALGAALIVASLRMDAETRLAALLFAVWDELDDPNEEIGTRFGAAVAGLVRGLHKLNGLRVLTRLTATTSAPEIRAQTEVLRKMLLAMVEDIRVVLVRLASRTQTLRYYTELPGEGRVDVARESLDIYAPLANRLGVWQIKWELEDLSFRFIEPETYKRIAKMLDERRVEREQFIHDAIERLKRELAAVGIEADITGRAKHIYSIYNKMRKKRLDFSQVFDIRALRVLVPEIKDCYTVLGIVHQMWQPIQQEFDDYITKPKGNNYQSLHTAVLAGDGRALEVQIRTFDMHKHAELGVAAHWRYKEGAKDGGDYDEKIALLRNLLSWRDEVTDSAHWMEQFKRASLDDTLYVLTPQGKVVDLPRGATPVDFAYRLHTDLGHHCRGAKVDGHLVPLNTRLDSGQTVEIVAAKEGGPSRDWLDSRQGYVATSRARTKIKQYFAQLDEEELLNRGRSFVTKEMQRDGHGQANIDGLAERLGFKNAEALYLAAGRGEVGPRAVQTALREGHAPEPAAEVQPEFVVSRSRSGDNQDKILIVGVGKLMTSLSRCCKPAPPDAIEGFVTRGRGISIHRVDCADFQELARKHPERVIPAEWGEKAHDNRSALYQVDISVQASDRQGLLRDISEVLSREKLNVIAVNTLTKKGTAYMRFTMEVGGIKQVQRAITLIREVSGVIDAQRK from the coding sequence ATGGTTTCCGTCACTCATGCCATCGCCCCGGGCGATACCGCGCCCCCGATCGACCTGCTCGCCGCCGGCCTGGAGCCGCAGGAGCGCGCGCGCATCGAGCAGGCCCTGGACTGGATCGCCGACCTGTACGAGGGCAAGGTCCTCGGCACAGGCGAATCGACCTGGACGCACGCACTGGGCGCGGCGCTGATCGTCGCCTCGCTGCGCATGGACGCCGAAACGCGGCTCGCCGCGCTGCTGTTCGCGGTGTGGGACGAACTCGACGATCCGAACGAGGAGATCGGCACGCGTTTCGGCGCCGCCGTCGCCGGGCTGGTTCGCGGCCTGCACAAGCTCAACGGCCTGCGCGTGCTCACCCGTCTCACCGCGACCACCTCGGCCCCGGAGATCCGCGCGCAGACCGAGGTGCTGCGCAAGATGCTGCTGGCGATGGTGGAGGACATCCGCGTCGTGCTGGTGCGGCTGGCCTCGCGCACCCAGACCCTGCGCTACTACACCGAGCTGCCGGGCGAGGGCCGCGTCGATGTGGCGCGCGAGAGCCTGGACATCTACGCGCCGCTCGCCAACCGGCTGGGCGTGTGGCAGATCAAGTGGGAGCTGGAGGACCTGTCCTTCCGCTTCATCGAGCCCGAGACCTACAAGCGCATCGCCAAGATGCTCGACGAGCGTCGCGTCGAGCGCGAGCAGTTCATCCACGACGCGATCGAGCGCCTGAAGCGCGAGCTCGCCGCGGTCGGCATCGAGGCCGACATCACCGGACGGGCCAAGCACATCTACAGCATCTACAACAAGATGCGGAAGAAGCGGCTCGACTTCTCGCAGGTCTTCGACATCCGCGCGCTGCGCGTGCTGGTGCCCGAGATCAAGGACTGCTACACGGTGCTCGGCATCGTCCACCAGATGTGGCAGCCGATCCAGCAGGAGTTCGACGACTACATCACCAAGCCCAAGGGCAACAACTACCAGTCGCTGCATACCGCGGTGCTGGCGGGCGACGGGCGTGCGCTGGAGGTGCAGATCCGCACCTTCGACATGCACAAGCACGCCGAGCTCGGGGTCGCGGCGCACTGGCGCTACAAGGAAGGCGCGAAGGACGGCGGCGACTACGACGAGAAGATCGCGCTGCTGCGCAACCTGCTGTCGTGGCGGGACGAGGTCACCGACTCGGCGCACTGGATGGAGCAGTTCAAGCGTGCGTCGCTCGACGACACGCTCTACGTGCTGACGCCGCAAGGCAAGGTGGTGGACCTGCCGCGCGGCGCCACGCCGGTGGACTTCGCCTACCGCCTGCATACCGACCTCGGCCATCACTGCCGTGGCGCCAAGGTCGATGGGCATCTGGTGCCGCTCAACACCCGGCTCGACAGCGGACAGACGGTGGAGATCGTCGCCGCCAAGGAAGGCGGGCCCTCGCGCGACTGGCTCGATTCGCGCCAGGGCTACGTCGCGACCTCGCGTGCGCGCACCAAGATCAAGCAGTACTTCGCCCAGCTCGACGAAGAGGAACTGCTGAATCGCGGGCGCAGCTTCGTCACCAAGGAGATGCAGCGCGACGGCCACGGCCAGGCCAACATCGACGGCCTGGCCGAGCGCCTCGGCTTCAAGAACGCCGAAGCACTGTACCTGGCCGCGGGGCGCGGCGAGGTCGGGCCGCGCGCGGTGCAGACCGCGCTGCGCGAGGGCCATGCGCCGGAACCGGCGGCCGAGGTGCAGCCGGAGTTCGTGGTCAGCCGCAGCCGCTCGGGTGACAACCAGGACAAGATCCTCATCGTCGGCGTCGGCAAGCTGATGACCTCGCTGTCGCGCTGCTGCAAGCCGGCGCCGCCGGATGCGATCGAGGGCTTCGTGACCCGCGGTCGCGGCATCTCGATCCACCGCGTGGATTGCGCCGACTTCCAGGAACTGGCGCGTAAGCATCCCGAGCGCGTGATCCCCGCCGAGTGGGGCGAGAAGGCGCATGACAACCGCAGCGCGCTCTACCAGGTCGACATCAGCGTGCAGGCGAGCGACCGCCAGGGCCTGCTGCGCGACATCTCGGAAGTGCTGTCGCGCGAGAAGCTCAACGTGATCGCGGTCAATACCCTGACCAAGAAGGGCACCGCCTACATGCGCTTCACGATGGAAGTCGGCGGCATCAAGCAGGTGCAGCGCGCGATCACGCTGATCCGCGAGGTGTCGGGCGTGATCGACGCGCAGCGCAAGTAG
- the ispF gene encoding 2-C-methyl-D-erythritol 2,4-cyclodiphosphate synthase yields the protein MSFPFRIGQGFDVHALVPGRPLIVGGVRIPFAHGLLGHSDADVLLHALTDALLGAAGLGDIGRLFPDTDPAHAGADSRVLLREAFARVRAAGWQVVNIDATVICKAPRVLPHAPAMVANIAADLAMDPAAINIKGKTTEKLGFTGRGEGIAAQVVAMLARAA from the coding sequence ATGAGTTTTCCGTTCCGCATCGGCCAGGGCTTCGACGTGCACGCCCTGGTCCCCGGCCGTCCGCTGATCGTCGGTGGCGTCCGCATTCCCTTCGCGCACGGCCTGCTCGGCCATTCCGACGCCGACGTGCTGCTGCACGCGCTCACCGACGCACTGCTGGGCGCCGCCGGACTGGGCGACATCGGCCGCCTGTTCCCCGACACCGATCCCGCCCATGCCGGCGCCGACAGCCGCGTGCTGCTGCGCGAGGCCTTCGCCCGCGTGCGCGCGGCGGGCTGGCAGGTGGTCAACATCGATGCGACCGTGATCTGCAAGGCGCCTCGCGTGCTGCCCCATGCGCCGGCGATGGTGGCCAACATCGCCGCCGACCTGGCGATGGATCCTGCTGCGATCAACATCAAGGGCAAGACCACCGAGAAGCTCGGCTTCACCGGGCGCGGCGAGGGCATCGCCGCCCAGGTGGTGGCGATGCTCGCGCGCGCGGCGTGA
- the ispD gene encoding 2-C-methyl-D-erythritol 4-phosphate cytidylyltransferase: MHNFQPRHFAIVPAAGSGSRMGAARPKQYLPLLGRPLIHHALAVLCAAPEIDQVFVVLSVDDAEWARHDWSMLGPKLRPLFCGGATRADSVLGGLRAIAGEVAQTDWILVHDAARPCLAHWHIEALVRELAHDEVGGLLAVPVADTLKRADERRHVLQTVPRDSLWQAQTPQMFRYVMLRRALEHAKDVTDEASAIEAAGLRPRLVQGDATNLKVTYPLDLHLAEWILKHRQGHDR, from the coding sequence ATGCACAACTTCCAGCCCCGACATTTCGCCATCGTGCCCGCGGCCGGAAGCGGCTCGCGCATGGGCGCGGCACGACCCAAGCAGTACCTGCCGCTGCTCGGGCGGCCGCTGATCCACCATGCGCTGGCGGTGCTGTGCGCGGCGCCGGAGATCGACCAGGTCTTCGTCGTGCTTTCGGTGGACGATGCCGAGTGGGCGCGGCACGACTGGTCGATGCTCGGCCCCAAGCTGCGGCCGCTGTTCTGCGGTGGCGCCACCCGGGCCGACAGCGTGCTCGGCGGCCTGCGCGCGATCGCCGGCGAGGTGGCGCAGACCGACTGGATCCTCGTCCATGACGCGGCGCGTCCGTGCCTGGCGCACTGGCACATCGAGGCGCTGGTGCGCGAGCTGGCGCACGACGAGGTCGGCGGTCTGCTCGCCGTCCCGGTCGCCGACACCCTCAAGCGCGCCGACGAGCGCCGCCATGTGCTCCAGACGGTGCCGCGCGACAGCCTGTGGCAGGCGCAGACGCCGCAGATGTTCCGCTACGTGATGCTGCGCCGCGCGCTCGAGCACGCCAAGGACGTCACCGACGAGGCGAGCGCGATCGAGGCTGCCGGCCTGCGTCCGCGCCTGGTGCAGGGCGACGCGACCAACCTCAAGGTCACCTATCCGCTCGACCTGCATCTGGCCGAGTGGATCCTCAAACATCGCCAGGGACACGACAGATGA
- the thpR gene encoding RNA 2',3'-cyclic phosphodiesterase: MRAFFALWPDAATAAALHARGRALRAECGGRLMRRDTVHMTLAFLGDVATARLEVLEEVAGAVRGERFALELDRVGGWHGHRVLWSGCETVPPPLQALAAELSARLRAAGFELDARAFNPHVTLVRNALRSPGHAEAPPLRWPVASFVLVASERSADGAHYRVLGRWALADGRPETARD; encoded by the coding sequence ATGCGCGCCTTTTTCGCGCTGTGGCCCGATGCCGCCACCGCGGCGGCCCTGCATGCGCGCGGACGCGCCCTGCGGGCCGAATGCGGCGGGCGGCTGATGCGGCGCGACACGGTTCACATGACCCTCGCCTTCCTGGGCGATGTCGCCACGGCGCGGCTGGAAGTGCTCGAAGAGGTCGCGGGCGCGGTACGCGGTGAGCGTTTCGCACTCGAGCTTGACCGGGTGGGTGGCTGGCACGGTCACCGTGTCCTGTGGTCGGGCTGCGAGACGGTCCCGCCGCCCTTGCAGGCGCTGGCCGCGGAGCTTTCCGCGCGCCTGCGCGCAGCCGGGTTCGAGCTCGACGCGCGTGCGTTCAATCCGCACGTGACCCTGGTCCGCAATGCCTTGCGTTCGCCCGGGCACGCCGAGGCGCCGCCGCTGCGCTGGCCGGTGGCGAGCTTCGTGCTGGTCGCATCCGAGCGTTCCGCGGATGGCGCGCACTATCGGGTGCTTGGACGCTGGGCTCTCGCCGATGGCAGGCCGGAAACGGCCCGAGATTGA
- the amrA gene encoding AmmeMemoRadiSam system protein A: MPDTELGPILLGLARRAIAHRLGRGPAPTIPDDPRLREKGATFVTLTMDGELRGCIGSLRRSRALGEDVIHNAVAAAMEDPRFPPLSAAEFDAVTVEVSLLSEPEFLDFSGEQALLAQLRPGDDGLIIFSGCRSATFLPQVWEQLPEPQQFLAALKHKAGLPTNREVAGLMAARYHVRKWKETEAEAS; the protein is encoded by the coding sequence ATGCCCGACACTGAGCTCGGCCCCATCCTGCTCGGCCTCGCCCGCCGGGCGATCGCCCACCGCCTCGGTCGCGGTCCCGCACCGACGATCCCCGACGACCCGCGCCTGCGCGAGAAGGGCGCCACCTTCGTCACGTTGACCATGGACGGCGAACTGCGCGGCTGCATCGGCAGCCTGCGACGCTCGCGCGCACTTGGGGAGGACGTGATCCACAACGCGGTCGCCGCGGCGATGGAAGATCCGCGCTTTCCGCCGCTGTCCGCGGCCGAGTTCGACGCGGTGACGGTCGAGGTTTCGCTGCTGTCCGAGCCCGAGTTCCTCGATTTCTCCGGCGAGCAGGCGCTGCTCGCCCAGCTGCGCCCCGGCGACGACGGCCTGATCATCTTCTCCGGCTGCCGCAGCGCGACCTTCCTGCCCCAGGTGTGGGAGCAGCTGCCCGAACCGCAGCAGTTCCTCGCCGCGCTCAAGCACAAGGCCGGCCTGCCGACCAACCGCGAGGTGGCCGGGCTGATGGCCGCGCGTTACCACGTGCGGAAATGGAAGGAGACCGAGGCGGAGGCGTCATGA
- a CDS encoding host attachment protein — protein MAITWILVANASLAKLYENMGPNKGLKLVRELIHPESRQKNGELVSDRSGAMAATGAGGGSMQPQTMPKQHEAKVFAQEIAQALYQGRTSNAFKRAIVVAPPAFMGLLNAVIDGPTAQLITDRFEKDYTKTPENELGERLGSTIFL, from the coding sequence ATGGCCATTACCTGGATTCTGGTTGCCAACGCCAGCCTGGCAAAGTTGTACGAGAACATGGGTCCCAACAAGGGACTGAAGCTGGTCAGGGAACTGATCCATCCGGAAAGCAGGCAAAAGAACGGCGAGCTCGTTTCCGACCGCTCGGGCGCCATGGCGGCGACCGGGGCAGGAGGCGGATCGATGCAGCCGCAGACGATGCCGAAGCAGCACGAAGCCAAAGTATTCGCACAGGAGATCGCCCAGGCGCTCTACCAGGGCCGCACCAGCAACGCGTTCAAGCGCGCCATCGTGGTCGCCCCGCCCGCCTTCATGGGTCTGCTCAATGCGGTCATCGACGGCCCGACCGCGCAACTGATCACCGACCGCTTCGAAAAGGACTACACCAAGACACCCGAGAACGAACTCGGCGAACGACTCGGCTCCACGATCTTTCTCTGA
- the amrS gene encoding AmmeMemoRadiSam system radical SAM enzyme, producing the protein MTSIAAPIADIGSRHPARYWHRLDDGRYQCDLCPRLCKLHPGQRGACFVRMREGDDMLLTTYGRSSGFCIDPVEKKPLNHFYPGSKVFSFGTAGCNLACKFCQNWDISKSRDLDTLMDQASPQEIVDTALHWGCHSVAFTYNDPVIFAEYAMDVADLCRERGLKTVAVTAGYISECARTDFFSRMDAANVDLKGFTDDFYVKLCGAHLQPVLDTLVWLQHETEVWVELTTLLIPGHNDSDAEIAALSAWVRKELGADVPLHFSAFHPDFKMADVPPTPPATLSRARRIALDAGLHHVYTGNVHDTEGDTTHCARCGETLIVRDWYEIRRYRLNADGACPNCGAHLAGRFGAVGAAVDDAFGARRIPVAIHRQAGGDRPQP; encoded by the coding sequence ATGACATCCATCGCTGCGCCCATCGCCGACATCGGCAGCCGCCATCCCGCGCGCTACTGGCACCGCCTCGACGATGGCCGCTACCAGTGCGACCTGTGCCCGCGCCTGTGCAAGCTGCACCCTGGCCAGCGCGGCGCCTGCTTCGTGCGCATGCGCGAAGGCGACGACATGCTGCTGACCACCTACGGGCGCAGCTCGGGCTTCTGCATCGACCCGGTCGAGAAGAAGCCGCTCAACCACTTCTACCCCGGCAGCAAGGTTTTCTCCTTCGGCACCGCGGGCTGCAACCTGGCGTGCAAGTTCTGCCAGAACTGGGACATCTCCAAATCGCGCGACCTCGACACGCTGATGGACCAGGCCTCGCCGCAGGAGATCGTCGACACCGCGTTGCACTGGGGCTGCCACAGCGTCGCCTTCACCTACAACGACCCGGTGATCTTCGCCGAGTACGCGATGGACGTCGCCGACCTGTGCCGCGAACGCGGCCTGAAGACCGTGGCGGTGACCGCCGGCTACATCTCCGAATGCGCGCGCACTGACTTCTTCTCTCGCATGGACGCGGCCAACGTCGACCTCAAGGGCTTCACCGACGACTTCTACGTCAAGCTGTGCGGCGCCCACCTGCAGCCGGTGCTCGACACCCTGGTCTGGCTGCAGCACGAGACCGAGGTCTGGGTGGAGCTCACCACCCTGCTCATCCCCGGACACAACGACTCGGACGCCGAGATCGCCGCGCTGTCCGCCTGGGTGCGCAAGGAGCTGGGGGCGGACGTGCCGCTGCACTTCAGCGCCTTCCATCCCGACTTCAAGATGGCCGACGTCCCGCCGACGCCGCCCGCGACGCTGAGCCGCGCACGCCGGATCGCGCTCGATGCCGGCCTGCACCATGTCTATACCGGCAACGTCCATGACACCGAAGGCGACACCACGCACTGCGCGCGCTGCGGCGAAACCCTGATCGTGCGCGACTGGTACGAGATCCGCCGCTACCGGCTGAACGCCGACGGCGCCTGCCCGAACTGCGGCGCGCACCTGGCGGGTCGGTTCGGCGCGGTGGGCGCCGCGGTCGACGACGCCTTCGGCGCGCGCCGCATTCCGGTCGCCATCCATCGCCAGGCGGGCGGAGACCGGCCGCAGCCCTGA
- the ppk1 gene encoding polyphosphate kinase 1, whose product MYTPRSPLSYPPEHFLNRELTLLQFQRRVLAQAADATVPLLERLRFLCIVSSNLDEFFEIRVSGIKEQIRIGSRKSGEDGIAPAELLERVSDEVHEIISEQYELLNDDILPALEKEGVVFLRRSLWTEAQRAWIHDYFMREVMPVLTPIGLDPAHPFPRVLNKSLNFAVELEGRDAFGRDSGAAIVQAPRALPRVIRLPRELCAQEYTYVFLSSVLHAHVGELFTGMNVLGCYQFRVTRNSDLFVDEEEVKDLRASLKGELQQRHFGDAVRLEVADNCSDEMASFLLQHFHLTPDDLYRTPGIVNLVRLMQVPDWVERPDLKYTPFVPGLPKALDKRRQIFTAIRSGDILLHHPFQSFGPVIELLRAAADDPKVLAIKMTVYRTGTDSVLMEHLARAAQKGKEVTVVLELMARFDEEANITLANRLEEVGAHVVYGVFGYKTHAKLLMIVRREDDGLRRYVHMGTGNYHPRTTRFYTDFGLLTCNQEIGEDVAAVFKQLTGLGTATELRHLWQAPFTLQPNVVAAIRREAEIAREGRRGRVIAKMNALLEPETIEALYEASQAGVEIDLIVRGPCALRPGVPGLSDNIRVRSVVGRFLEHHRIFHFHADGEDRMYLSSADWMDRNFFRRIEIAFPVLDPRLKRRVMKEGLRPYLGDNCQAWDMQSDGKYRRKHPRSIRRAAQLILLKELAASS is encoded by the coding sequence ATGTACACGCCCCGCTCGCCGCTATCCTACCCGCCCGAACACTTCCTCAACCGCGAACTGACCCTGCTGCAGTTCCAGCGCCGCGTGCTCGCCCAGGCCGCCGATGCCACCGTTCCGCTGCTCGAGCGCCTGCGCTTCCTGTGCATCGTGTCGAGCAACCTCGACGAGTTCTTCGAGATCCGCGTCTCCGGCATCAAGGAGCAGATCCGCATCGGCAGCCGCAAGTCGGGCGAGGACGGCATCGCGCCGGCCGAACTGCTCGAGCGCGTCAGCGACGAGGTGCACGAGATCATTTCGGAGCAGTACGAACTGCTCAACGACGACATCCTCCCCGCGCTCGAAAAGGAAGGCGTGGTGTTCCTGCGCCGCAGCCTGTGGACGGAGGCGCAGCGCGCCTGGATCCACGACTACTTCATGCGCGAGGTGATGCCGGTGCTGACGCCGATCGGCCTCGACCCCGCCCACCCCTTCCCGCGCGTGCTCAACAAGAGCCTGAACTTCGCCGTCGAACTCGAGGGCCGCGATGCCTTCGGCCGCGACTCGGGGGCCGCGATCGTTCAGGCGCCGCGCGCGCTGCCGCGGGTGATCCGGCTGCCGCGCGAACTGTGCGCCCAGGAATACACCTACGTGTTCCTGTCCTCGGTGCTGCACGCCCACGTCGGCGAGCTGTTCACCGGCATGAACGTGCTCGGCTGCTATCAGTTCCGCGTCACCCGCAACTCCGACCTGTTCGTCGACGAGGAAGAGGTCAAGGACCTGCGCGCCTCGCTCAAGGGCGAACTGCAACAGCGCCACTTCGGCGACGCCGTGCGCCTGGAGGTTGCGGACAACTGCTCGGACGAGATGGCGAGCTTCCTGCTGCAGCACTTTCACCTGACGCCCGACGACTTGTACCGCACGCCGGGCATCGTCAACCTGGTGCGCCTGATGCAGGTGCCCGACTGGGTCGAGCGGCCCGATCTCAAATACACGCCCTTCGTTCCCGGCCTGCCCAAGGCGCTCGACAAGCGCCGCCAGATCTTCACTGCGATCCGCAGCGGCGACATCCTGCTCCACCACCCCTTCCAGAGCTTCGGCCCGGTGATCGAGCTGCTGCGTGCGGCCGCGGACGATCCCAAGGTGCTGGCGATCAAGATGACCGTGTATCGCACCGGCACCGACTCGGTGCTGATGGAGCACCTCGCCCGCGCCGCGCAGAAGGGCAAGGAGGTGACCGTCGTGCTGGAGCTGATGGCGCGCTTCGACGAGGAAGCCAACATCACCCTCGCCAACCGCCTGGAAGAAGTCGGCGCGCACGTCGTGTACGGCGTGTTCGGCTACAAGACCCACGCCAAGCTGCTGATGATCGTGCGCCGCGAGGACGACGGCCTGCGCCGCTACGTGCACATGGGCACCGGCAACTACCACCCGCGCACCACCCGCTTCTACACCGACTTCGGCCTGCTGACCTGCAACCAGGAGATCGGCGAGGACGTCGCCGCGGTGTTCAAGCAGCTGACCGGGCTGGGCACCGCCACCGAACTGCGCCACCTGTGGCAAGCACCGTTCACCCTGCAGCCCAACGTGGTCGCAGCCATCCGTCGCGAGGCGGAAATCGCCCGCGAGGGGCGGCGCGGCCGCGTGATCGCGAAGATGAATGCGCTGCTCGAACCGGAAACCATCGAGGCGCTATACGAGGCCTCGCAGGCCGGGGTCGAGATCGACCTGATCGTGCGCGGCCCCTGCGCGCTGCGCCCGGGGGTACCGGGTCTGTCCGACAACATCCGCGTGCGCTCGGTGGTCGGCCGCTTCCTCGAGCACCACCGCATCTTCCACTTCCATGCCGACGGCGAAGACCGGATGTACCTGTCGAGCGCGGACTGGATGGACCGCAACTTCTTCCGCCGCATCGAGATCGCCTTCCCGGTGCTCGACCCGCGCCTCAAGCGCCGCGTCATGAAGGAAGGCCTGCGCCCCTACCTCGGCGACAACTGCCAGGCCTGGGACATGCAGTCGGATGGCAAGTACCGCCGCAAGCACCCGCGCAGCATCCGCCGGGCGGCGCAGCTGATCCTGCTGAAGGAACTGGCGGCGAGCAGCTGA
- a CDS encoding M90 family metallopeptidase, whose amino-acid sequence MLGFVRRLLGLTPTAPEVPAEQWRRVERTLPFLARLRPEERQRLREMALEFLRRKEFHGAQGLQLDDDVLLAIALQACLPVLNIGLQAYDGWVGVVVYPGDFVIPRRTVDEAGVLHEYDDEVLGEAWEGGPVLIAWFDEADGPSGVNVVIHEFAHKLDMENGGVDGLPRLRPGMSRQAWAEAFGRAYEDFCAEVDSGVDTEIDPYAAEHPAEFFAVVSEVFFEAPDLLKRRFPQVHAQLSLLYGLDLAARPPADPFSDEAPSPSPGAPS is encoded by the coding sequence ATGCTAGGCTTCGTCCGCCGCCTCCTGGGCCTCACGCCGACCGCCCCCGAAGTACCCGCCGAGCAATGGCGGCGGGTCGAGCGCACCCTGCCCTTCCTCGCCCGCTTACGGCCGGAAGAGCGCCAGCGCCTGCGCGAGATGGCGCTCGAGTTCCTGCGCCGCAAGGAATTCCACGGCGCACAGGGCCTGCAGCTCGACGACGACGTGCTGCTCGCGATCGCGCTGCAGGCCTGCCTGCCCGTCCTCAACATCGGCCTGCAGGCCTACGACGGCTGGGTCGGGGTCGTGGTCTACCCCGGTGACTTCGTGATTCCCCGCCGCACCGTGGATGAGGCCGGCGTGCTCCACGAGTACGACGACGAGGTGCTCGGCGAGGCCTGGGAGGGCGGGCCGGTGCTGATCGCGTGGTTCGACGAGGCGGATGGCCCCTCTGGGGTGAACGTGGTGATCCACGAGTTCGCGCACAAGCTCGACATGGAGAACGGCGGCGTCGACGGCCTGCCCCGCCTGCGCCCGGGCATGTCCCGCCAGGCCTGGGCCGAGGCCTTCGGCCGCGCCTACGAGGACTTCTGCGCCGAGGTCGACAGCGGCGTCGACACGGAAATCGATCCCTATGCAGCCGAACACCCGGCGGAGTTCTTCGCCGTGGTCTCCGAGGTGTTCTTCGAGGCGCCCGACCTGCTCAAGCGGCGCTTTCCCCAGGTCCATGCGCAGCTGAGCCTGCTCTACGGCCTCGACCTCGCCGCCCGGCCCCCAGCGGATCCGTTCTCCGACGAGGCCCCTTCACCCTCTCCGGGAGCGCCCTCATGA
- a CDS encoding NAD(P)H-dependent oxidoreductase, with protein MSERRRLLIVFHTQSGNTGRLADAVVNGAHRVDDVDTVMKRAFDAGTADLLACDGLLLGTPENFGYMSGALKDFFDRSYYPCEGRLTGLPYAVFVSAGNDGTGAVREIGRIARGYGWKEVAEALIVRKGITPADLLHAEELGEGFAAGLAMGVF; from the coding sequence ATGAGCGAGCGCAGGCGCCTGCTGATCGTCTTCCACACCCAGAGCGGCAACACCGGACGGCTCGCCGATGCGGTGGTGAACGGCGCGCACCGCGTCGACGACGTCGACACCGTGATGAAGCGCGCCTTCGATGCCGGCACCGCGGACCTGCTCGCCTGCGACGGCCTGCTGCTCGGCACCCCGGAAAATTTCGGCTACATGTCGGGCGCACTCAAGGATTTCTTCGACCGCAGCTATTACCCCTGCGAGGGCAGGCTCACCGGCCTGCCCTACGCGGTGTTCGTCAGCGCCGGCAACGACGGCACCGGCGCGGTGCGCGAGATCGGCCGCATCGCCCGCGGCTATGGCTGGAAGGAAGTCGCCGAGGCACTGATCGTCCGCAAGGGGATCACGCCCGCAGACCTTCTGCACGCGGAGGAGCTCGGCGAGGGCTTCGCCGCCGGGCTGGCGATGGGTGTGTTCTGA